A section of the Deinococcus sp. KNUC1210 genome encodes:
- a CDS encoding SDR family NAD(P)-dependent oxidoreductase has protein sequence MQDQRVALITGANQGIGLQVAHDLAAHGLTVLVGSRTLAKGETAAQGVGKAAHAIQLDVTDHASIAAAADRIRTDFGRLDILINNAAISNTSKQDGMSVEEYAKLTRPSNISFEELRAIWETNVFGVLAVYQAMLPLLREAPDARIVNVSSGAGSLTENANPAARYRSSFGPGYSASKTALNALTLAMAIELEETRIKVNAVSPGFIGTNLNNYAGTGTVEEGAREIVRVALLGSESPTGTFTRATAAVIPW, from the coding sequence ATGCAAGATCAACGTGTCGCCCTCATCACCGGGGCCAACCAGGGCATTGGCCTCCAGGTTGCTCACGACCTCGCGGCTCACGGCCTCACCGTACTCGTCGGCTCAAGAACCCTCGCCAAAGGAGAAACGGCCGCGCAGGGCGTCGGGAAAGCCGCTCACGCCATTCAGCTCGACGTGACGGACCACGCCTCCATCGCCGCTGCAGCAGACCGCATCCGTACGGACTTCGGCCGCCTCGACATCCTGATCAACAACGCCGCCATTTCGAACACCAGCAAGCAGGATGGGATGTCGGTCGAGGAATATGCCAAGTTGACCCGGCCGAGCAACATTTCCTTCGAGGAACTGCGCGCCATCTGGGAGACCAACGTCTTCGGCGTCCTGGCCGTCTACCAGGCGATGTTGCCGCTACTCCGCGAAGCTCCTGATGCCCGCATCGTGAATGTCTCCAGCGGTGCGGGTTCCCTGACCGAAAACGCCAATCCGGCCGCTCGCTACCGCTCCAGCTTCGGGCCTGGCTATTCGGCATCCAAAACCGCGTTGAATGCCCTGACGCTCGCGATGGCGATCGAGCTGGAGGAGACGAGAATCAAGGTCAACGCAGTTTCTCCCGGCTTTATCGGCACCAATCTCAACAACTATGCGGGAACGGGAACGGTGGAGGAAGGCGCCCGTGAAATCGTGCGCGTGGCACTCCTGGGTTCAGAGAGCCCCACCGGCACCTTCACGCGTGCGACTGCTGCGGTCATTCCCTGGTGA